Genomic segment of Syngnathus acus chromosome 10, fSynAcu1.2, whole genome shotgun sequence:
CAGTCGtttttgaatcattttaaaatgtatttcttatTCTAACGACTCCTCCATCACATAATCAAGTAATTGGTAGAATTTTGCATCAACCAATTTTCTAGGTCCAAttggttgacttttttttccccagcctTAAAATGAAAGTGGTGCTTGAGATAGGTGTAGACTGTTTGTAAAAATTAAATCCAGTCAATTAAAAGTTAACCATATGCTTCGTCACACACGCTGTACGATCCGGCCAATTACTGTGTTCCTAACTTTGTTTCTGTTGACCGTAGAGAGCTCAATAATGCCTCATAGAGATGCCTGCTGTGCGACATCCGGGGATGAGACCAACAACGAGCAGTGCGGGCCACTCATCCTGGAAAGAGTGCCGGAAGAGGAGGGACAAGGCTGCCGGACGGTGTTGTCCCGACACTTCAGGGAATACTGTTCCTGTTCGTCGCAGAAGATCAAGTCCAAGGTCCTGGGCTTCATCCCCATCCTGAAATGGCTGCCGCGCTACCAGCTGAGGGACTGGCTCCTTGGGGACATCATGTCGGGAGTCATCGTTGGAATCCTATTGGTTCCCCAGTCCATTGCTTACTCCTTGTTGGCCGGCCAGGATCCCATCTATGGGCTCTACACCTCCTTCTTCGCCTCCATCATCTACACGCTTCTGGGCACCTCCAAACACATTTCTGTGGGCATTTTTGGGGTGCTTTGCCTGCTGGTGGGGCAGGTAGTGGACCGGGAATTGGTGTTGGCGGGGTACCTTTCGGAGGGTGGCCTTGGCAGCAACGGCAATGCCACCGTGGAGGGCAGCAACAATAGCATGGTGGAGGCATGTGACAGGAGCTGCTACGCAATAACAGTGGGCGCGACAGTCACCTTTGTCGCAGGGGTCTACCAGGTGCTAATGGGTATCTTCCAGGTGGGCTTCGTGTCTGTCTACCTGTCGGACTCGCTACTCAGCGGCTTCGCCACGGGAGCCTCGCTCACCATTCTCACCTCCCAAGTTAAGTACATGCTGGGCCTGAAGATCCCCCGGCCACAGGGCTGGTTCACGCTCATCAAGACCTGGTTCAGCGTGTTGGCCAACCTGGGAAACAGCAACCTGTGTGATCTGATCACCAGCCTGGTGTGCCTGTTGCTGTTGGTGCCCACCAAGGAGCTCAACAATCGCTTCAAAGCCAAGTTGAAGGTCAGTCATTCACCATTAATAGCTGAGGTCAGTCATGGCCTGCACGCAGGCAAATACAGTATGTGACTGACTCCCTTAAATACGTAGGCGCCTCCCTTTAAAGTTTTGTGGAGGTCAAGATTTGTATCACTTACTGAAATAGTGCCACACCATGCAGGAATTAGTGGATGGGTCAGTCATTCAATTATTTGATGCAAGAGTAATGTCTCTTTAAACGTTGTCCTGGATCAACAAATGTATTGTTATTTTCTCAAATACTGGTTGTCTCTCAAATTGAAGACTTGATCATCAAGTTAGTCGCCAGGTACACTTGAGGCGAGTTGCTATTATGTAACCCCCTTGTTCGAGAATGAACATTAAGTGGTTAACAACTGAGTCCCTTTGTACTCtattgctaaccaaaacagcagtgcCTATTGAAGCACACAAGTTGTAGATGTCAAACGCCTCCCTCGAATCTTCTGTTTTCTACCCAGACTCCAATTCCCTTTGAGCTGTTTGTGGTCATCATCGCAACACTAGCGTCTCACTTTGGCCGCTTCAACGCAGACTACGGCTCGGCCGTGGCAGGTGAAATCCCTACGGGCTTCATGCCGCCACAGCTGCCGGCATGGTCGCTCATCCCCAGCGTGGCGCTGGACGCCTTCTCTATTGCGATTGTGGGCTTCGCTATCACCGTGTCGCTCTCGGAGATGTTTGCCAAAAAGCATGGCTACCGGGTAGATGCCAACCAGGAGATGTTCGCCATCGGCTTCTGCAACATCTTGCCGTCCTTCTTTCGCTGCTTCACCACCAGCGCCGCCCTGACCAAGACACTGGTCAAGGAGTCAACGGGCTGCCAGACGCAGGTGTCAGCCCTGGTCACCGCTGTGGTactgctgctggtgctgctggtcATCGCTCCGCTCTTCTATTCCCTCCAGAAGTGAGTACCGGTCACCTCAGATAGCAGTATCTTCAGGTTTGGGCAACCCATTCAGGCAACTTTGGCTTCTTGTTTAGGTGCGTGCTGGCTGTGATCATCGTGGTCAACCTCCGCGGTGCCCTGCGCAAGTTTGCTGAGGTGCCCAGCATGTGGCAGGCTAATCGCGTGGACGCTGCCGTCTGGCTGATCACCATGGCCACCTCGGCGCTGATCAACACAGAGCTGGGCCTCCTGGTGGGCATCCTGGTGTCCGCCTTTAGCGTCCTGGCCCGGACGCAGCGGGCTCAGGCACTGGAGCTGGGCCGAACCTCCGACAGGGACCACTACGATGAGATGTCGGCGTACCGCGGCCTTCACGCTCACCCGGGCGTGGCCGTCGTCAGATACCCAGCACCCATTTACTATGCCAATCAGAGTTTGTTTAAGATGTCTTTGTACCGGCGTACGGGGCTTGACCCGGTAAAGGAGAAGGCGCGGCGAATCAAGTTTGAGAAGAAGCTGAAACGTCAGAATGCGGGGCAAGAATCGGCGCACAAAAAGGACGGCGAAGGCACCGCTAGTGTCACGTTGACGCTGGACCAAAAATCTTTCCGTAGCTTAGTCCTGGACTTTAGCGCTGTCTTGTTCCTTGACTGCGCTGGCGTCAACGCCCTGAAGGAAGTGCGCAATGATTACGGTGAGCTGGGGGTGGCGGTGGTCCTGGCTCAGTGTAACACAGTCGTCCTGGACGCTCTCCGGCGAGGGGGTTACTTTACGGAGGAACAGGGAGGAGTCGAAGGCTTGCACTTCTTCACCATCGCAGACGCCGTCCATCACCTGCAGCGTGCGTTGCCGCCAAATGGCGATTGTAATGGCACGCGTTGAGAATTACTGTCCTGATATGTTTACAAACCAATTTGCGTCTTGCTATGCTGATGTTAGTTACTGATTGTGCCTTCTGGGGCTGCAGTTGTTGCATAAATGCCACCTTGCACGTTATCAATCAAGTCAGATATCCTGTTTATCTGTTTTTTCAGGgataatgaatgtttttttcatgctcTCATGATGCATATCCAATTCACGAGAACCTTgccatgttttttatttttatttatttctatcaGCAGTTTACGGAAACTCCACACTGTCACCTCTAGACTAGTCGTGGGTTGGTTACCAATTTCAAGGTATACcacggtttaaaaaaaaaacaaaaaaaactcttcaACGCTTATTGGTACTCAAAGTCTGCTTACTATCGGACCTACGGAGTGAGTTGGGAAAAACTTACTTTAAAGTCATACGTTCTAGAGCAGTAATTGCAATACTGAAAATGTTCTTCATTGTTATACGGTCAGAATCTGATACTTGTTCATGCCTTCTACGAACAAGTCTCGCTTATTTGGAGACTTACTGTGTGCATAATAGTTTGTCAACTCGAGTCTACAAGGGAGCCAACTTTTCCTGTAAAGTAATGTTACTGAAATGACACCGTTTGATACATTGCCAAAGTTTACGTTAAAGCCAACGTACCGCACAGACAAGTCACTGACGTCCATCGTTAATTGTttacttaaatacaaaagtagCGAGATATAATTTGTTATTGTTACATGCAAAAAAAGCCATAAGCAGGCGTTTCCTCATCTGGCCAGGTTCGATCCATgcatctttgtgtttgtctagGGTGACACGCTTGCCAGACAAACACAGAGCCGAGCAAAGTTCACagcccaaacaaaaaaatagaaagaagggatttatttttctatatatttatttcaaaagtaaatttaaaatgtagagCTGAAAGCTTGCTTGTGAAATAGCAGCATAACTTGTTCTCAGGTAGAGCTACTAGTGTTTACTTGGCAGTCTGCTTGGGCCCCCGTGTCATTTagttttcgttttttttttttaaccatgaCCCAAATGGTAAATACTGTTCTTGACCAACTGCAGTTGGAAAAAACTAAGACTGTCTTGTGTTGGGTCAAGAGtctttattgtgttattttttatttcaacaaacCAGGCTACTGCAATAAAAGGTAAATCGCATTATGGTCAACATTCTGTTTCTGAGCAGCCATCTTGGTAAGAGTTAGCAGTGTCAAAAAATCGACGTAACTCTGGTGGCCATGGCTCAGGCAGTAGAGCGGGTTCTTCAGTAACCAGAGGGTAGGCGTTTCGAACCCAGCCCTGTCTaagttgtgttgttgtgtccTTAGGCAAGACACTCATTGAACACGAAGAGTGTTCTCAACTGACTTCCCTGGTAAAacattgaataaaaacaataaccgTCCACTTCCAACTTTAGGGATTATTATCTTGTGTTGAAGTTGGTCTTTCTTGGTCTTGAACTATGCTTGATGTCTTTGCTCTCTACGAGCCACAATGACATAATGCTGGATCCATCTCTTTTGATTTTGTATTGTGTTGAATCCGCATTGCTGGAGGCTATCAATTACCTAGCAATTATGTTGTATTTAAACTTGAACACGTGTTCCTTACAAGTTTTTACAAGCACTTGTTGGGTATTCACCAACTGACACAGGTGATGGCTACAGAATGACAATCATTTAAGACcaaatgttttgatgtgtccaaaaacaaacagtaaaTGTTGATTTATGCAAATAAGTGCCTTTGATTAATCATATTTGCTTTGTGCCTTAATAAAATGCACATGTTGCCATTTCTGTGTTTGATTTACCATTCTGGGTTGGTCTTAACGCACAAATGCCTCATTGGAATTTTTCCACTGCCTCAGcttcaattcatttttatctttataGAAATCTTGCACCACCCTGCCCCATgaatcaacaaatgctcccaAGTCCCAACCTGTGTTGAACGCAAACATTTAGACACTATGATCGCCTcaaaatatctaaaaattaTACGTATGCACACACAGGCCACATATAGATCTGCATCTTAGGACCAGTGTATTAAATATAGGAAATGTGCTGTCAAGTTATTAATGCAATCATTATTTGGGGTTCTATTATTAATACTTAAGTTAGCTCATCGAGCAACTCAGGAAGCCACATTTAAGAACTCCCATTCACTATACCAGGGTTCGGcgacccaaaatgttcaaagagccatattggcccaaaaatacaaaaaacatacctgtctggagccgcaaaaatctaaaagccttttataaTGCAACATAGAGTGTCAATACATAAATTGTAtgcctactattaaaataatttaaaaaacattcgTGGTATCAATTTGAtaatttcttcagttcacgtacctgcatagcagagctgtctgttcgatatcggtcacgtcacacgactcatccatcacaggcaattaagaaagctggagctgaattgATGTCCTTAATCTGCTGATCGGTGATATTGTTTGTGCGGAGAGGcatgtctttaattttctgaatgatctcagttttgtttttgaagtccgAAAATAGCCACtctgatattttaatgaatgaatcccTTCATGTACTCGCCATCGTGAATGATTTCCCGGGTtgcaacaaaacttgcagcagtagtagagtttggagatgcaatccacttcttgaaactgttttttcgGTCTTCAAATGTCTCCACCAGCACTGCAATTGCACCTTTCCTCTCAGTTGCAAATGGGTGATCGGTAGCAAATTTAACATGCTGAAAATGTCGCTCCAAATTCCTCTTCTTGttatttgacaacttctcattgcaaatcaaacatgcaggCAATGCTTTAGCAttggaaatgaaagcaaatagttcagtccattctttcttaaagcctctgttctcatcagcaatctttttcttttttgccttttgaatccatgacccatcactcacacacctgtttgtttacaactcaCCTGTGCTGTGTCGCAGGCTATGACGCAATTTTGCTATTTGACGTCATTCTTAAATtcggtatttttaatatatttacgactacatacatttttacagcatAAGTATGGTTGTGTGGTGATTACCATCTAaaaaccatatttaaaaaaacaccaccaataacaaaaaataaatatttttccattttcacgcatttttgcaaaaactccAGGGAGCCGCTAGGGGTGTGCTAAAGATGCGGCTCTGGAGCCACGGGTTTGCCAACCCCTGCACTATAccaatggttaaaaaaaaaatagaaaaaaacacgCCAGGATGGATGCATGACGCCAATCGTGACCTTGCCAACGAGGtgcccctttttcttttttccagggAGTTCGCAATCTTAACCTGACACCAGAGAGCAGCATTTTCCCGACGATAACTTCCGATGGCATTAAACTCTCCCGGCTTCAGGTTTCAAGTTTCAAGCTTTAATTGTTATATGAAGCAAGTACTTCGCCgtagtgttttgcttttgcacaTATTGCCTTTAAAGGCTCTTTAACAccatgattaaaataatattaatatgcATTAGAATTCTGCTTTCCCCCTAAAAATCCAACGTTTTACTAGATAAACAGAACATttcctctaaaaaaaaaaaagaaaaaagacagagGCATAAAATGTTATAGTTTTCTTAAGAAAAAGTATTTGGTCAGTAAAAGGCTTCGCAGTCTGTGATATATTTTGGTAGAGTTTGACCAAAACAGGCGAGTTATCTTCTATCGTGCAACATTTTAACGTTTGCTTGAAAAATAACAgaaatttgatattttctcACAGCAAACACCagtgaataaaaaatgatttgcaaTTGCATCATCATGGCAGCATCATAAACACCATGTATCTTCTGTTGTTGTCTCCCACTTGGCACATTAAAGTTTTACACTCCGAATCTGAATACAAATTGAATCATcataatgttgttgtttttgtggctGTA
This window contains:
- the slc26a2 gene encoding sulfate transporter, with amino-acid sequence MPHRDACCATSGDETNNEQCGPLILERVPEEEGQGCRTVLSRHFREYCSCSSQKIKSKVLGFIPILKWLPRYQLRDWLLGDIMSGVIVGILLVPQSIAYSLLAGQDPIYGLYTSFFASIIYTLLGTSKHISVGIFGVLCLLVGQVVDRELVLAGYLSEGGLGSNGNATVEGSNNSMVEACDRSCYAITVGATVTFVAGVYQVLMGIFQVGFVSVYLSDSLLSGFATGASLTILTSQVKYMLGLKIPRPQGWFTLIKTWFSVLANLGNSNLCDLITSLVCLLLLVPTKELNNRFKAKLKTPIPFELFVVIIATLASHFGRFNADYGSAVAGEIPTGFMPPQLPAWSLIPSVALDAFSIAIVGFAITVSLSEMFAKKHGYRVDANQEMFAIGFCNILPSFFRCFTTSAALTKTLVKESTGCQTQVSALVTAVVLLLVLLVIAPLFYSLQKCVLAVIIVVNLRGALRKFAEVPSMWQANRVDAAVWLITMATSALINTELGLLVGILVSAFSVLARTQRAQALELGRTSDRDHYDEMSAYRGLHAHPGVAVVRYPAPIYYANQSLFKMSLYRRTGLDPVKEKARRIKFEKKLKRQNAGQESAHKKDGEGTASVTLTLDQKSFRSLVLDFSAVLFLDCAGVNALKEVRNDYGELGVAVVLAQCNTVVLDALRRGGYFTEEQGGVEGLHFFTIADAVHHLQRALPPNGDCNGTR